Part of the Nostoc sp. ATCC 53789 genome, CAATCTTTGACAACTTCAGTTGAATGAGCAATGATTTTGGGATTAATCATAGCAGTAGGTTCCATTTCCGGCGCGTTGGGATACCTGGCATTAGGACGGGAAGCCACAATAAATAAACGATAAGATTGTGCTACTTGAGGCGCAGCAATTCCCACGCCGTTAGCCTTGGCAACAGTGGCAATTAAGTATTCAATTAATTTCTGGATATGCTCATCTTGAATATTCTCAACCCAAACAGCTTTTTGGCGCAATGTTGGATTGCCTAATTGAATGATTGGTGCTAATTCAGTCATGATAAAACTATTTTGGGGAATGGGGAATGGGGCATTGGTATTCACTAATGACCAATGACCAATGATAAATGACAAACTTTATCCTTCTCGTCTTGCGGGTAAAGCAGCAGGTTGAACTGCTATTTGGACAATTTGCCCATTGCGTTCCACCTGTATTGGTAACTTAGTACCGATTTTGCTATTTTCTACCAGCTTTTGTACTTCTT contains:
- the def gene encoding peptide deformylase, with protein sequence MTELAPIIQLGNPTLRQKAVWVENIQDEHIQKLIEYLIATVAKANGVGIAAPQVAQSYRLFIVASRPNARYPNAPEMEPTAMINPKIIAHSTEVVKDWEGCLSVPGIRGLVPRYKSIEVEYTDSQGNLQKQELTDFIARIFQHEYDHLDGIVFVDRLENTLDMITEQEYQERVVNK